One window of the Salvia miltiorrhiza cultivar Shanhuang (shh) chromosome 6, IMPLAD_Smil_shh, whole genome shotgun sequence genome contains the following:
- the LOC130990694 gene encoding uncharacterized protein At2g29880-like, which translates to MAHRGKGANHVWTIEEDAKLVESIVELKRSGNWDGESGSGLKKGYQKELEKILQEKLPGHCLKEKPHIESRCKLLKKQYHAIYDVLANGELSGFGWDEDRKCVTASADVWDDYLKSHPDCTFMRNKPFPYYDQLALVWGKDRANGINAEAPIDVIEDLERDQNMDGAVEESDDDSVRIIPPRTTSRGEGTSKKSERKRRRSSDGLIVSLERMTNTLTAQMDKSDDQTAKYMESFVGVEQERKDNRRKLNGELQKIEVLTNSQRQKAAMKLVRDPDLLDYFFTLDDDSQKEIFLIELLG; encoded by the exons atgGCTCATCGTGGAAAAGGAGCTAATCATGTATGGACTATCGAAGAAGACGCGAAGCTTGTAGAATCCATTGTTGAGTTGAAAAGAAGTGGAAATTGGGATGGTGAAAGTGGAAGTGGATTGAAAAAAGGGTATCAAAAAGAGCTAGAAAAAATATTGCAAGAAAAGTTACCTGGTCACTGTCTTAAAGAAAAACCACATATCGAATCTAGATGCAAGTTATTAAAAAAACAATATCATGCTATATATGATGTGCTTGCTAATGGAGAATTAAGTGGATTTGGTTGGGACGAGGATAGAAAGTGTGTTACTGCAAGTGCAGACGTGTGGGATGATTACTTGAag AGCCATCCAGATTGCACTTTCATGAGAAACAAGCCTTTTCCTTATTATGATCAACTAGCACTTGTTTGGGGCAAAGATAGAGCTAATGGGATAAATGCTGAAGCGCCAATTGATGTGATTGAAGACTTAGAGAGAGATCAAAATATGGATGGAGCAGTTGAAGAATCTGATGACGACAGTGTTCGTATTATACCACCAAGAACCACATCTCGAGGTGAAGGAACTTCAAAAAAGTCCGAacgaaagagaagaagaagttcAGATGGTTTAATTGTAAGTTTAGAGCGTATGACGAATACATTGACTGCTCAGATGGATAAGTCTGATGATCAAACAGCCAAGTATATGGAAAGTTTTGTTGGAGTTGAACAAGAAAGGAAGGATAATCGGCGTAAGCTTAACGGGGAACTAcaaaaaattgaagttttaaCGAATTCACAGAGACAAAAGGCTGCAATGAAACTTGTTCGAGATCCAGATTTATTGGATTACTTTTTCACTCTTGATGATGATTCACAAAAAGAGATATTTCTAATAGAATTACTTGGATAG
- the LOC130990099 gene encoding myosin-7-like: MEAETEIIKLKTEMQRLEEKISDMETADQVLRRQALMNNPSGKLSGQLPSTTHEGENGHQELLSAAPSKRFGTESDSALRKSTIERQRGKA; the protein is encoded by the exons ATGGAGGCAGAGACAGAGATAATTAAGCTGAAGACCGAAATGCAGAG GCTTGAAGAGAAAATTTCTGACATGGAGACAGCAGATCAGGTTCTCCGTCGACAGGCTTTAATGAATAATCCTTCAGGGAAACTATCTGGGCAGTTACCTTCAACTACTCAT GAAGGGGAGAATGGTCATCAA GAACTTTTGAGTGCAGCACCAAGTAAAAGATTTGGTACTGAATCAGATAGCGCATTGAGGAAATCTACCATTGAAAGGCAACGT GGAAAAGCTTAA